The genomic region GGCAGATATAGCTTTTATATGAATCCTATAAACGGTTTTAAAAAAATCAAAATTTTGTGGGTTAAAACTATAAATAATGGCAAAAAATGGCGATTTTTAAGGCAAATTTTTCCATGACAATAAATTATTATTAGATTATTCTTAAAAAATTTTCATGGAATTGAGGGTGGGATGCGCATAAGCATAGTTTTTAAAGGCCCAAAAGAAGGGCTAACTCTACCGGTTCATTATAATCATCTAGTTCAGGCCTTTATTTACCGCTCTCTTGACGCCACTTTGGCTAGCTTCTACCACGAAAGAGGCTTTGCCTACGGCAAAAGGCGTTTTAAGCTTTTCACATTCTCGCGCCTCCTCGGAAAAGAAAGAAAATTTAACCCTGAAAAAAGAGAAATAACTTTTCATGGGCGCGTTAAGCTTAAAATTAGCGCAGTTGACGACCGACTTCTTGAGTCCTTTGCTACTCATCTTGTCCGTGAAGGCCAATTTCGGCTTGGGGAGAACTTGTGTGAAATAGAAGCGGTAGAAGTGGAAATGCCGGTATCTGCGAAAGGGCCGTTGATAGTACGGGCCCTTTCGCCCATCACCATTCACAGCACTTTATATACCCCAGAAGGCAAGAAAAAGACCTATTTTTATACACCCTTTGAAAGCGAATTTTCCGCGAAAATTTTTGAGAATCTAATGCGCAAAGCACGTGCTCTTTGGGGAGAAGAAGCTGAACTTCCGCCTTTAAATGGGGCTTACATAAGGCCTTTTCGGGTTTCAAAGAAAAACGAGGTCATTATTGGTTTCAAAAAACTCAGGGAATCCGAAGAAGAGGGAAAATATGAAAGATCAGAAACGCCTGGGAAATCCAGAAACTTTTGGATAAAAGGCTGGACAG from Thermodesulfatator indicus DSM 15286 harbors:
- the cas6 gene encoding CRISPR-associated endoribonuclease Cas6 is translated as MRISIVFKGPKEGLTLPVHYNHLVQAFIYRSLDATLASFYHERGFAYGKRRFKLFTFSRLLGKERKFNPEKREITFHGRVKLKISAVDDRLLESFATHLVREGQFRLGENLCEIEAVEVEMPVSAKGPLIVRALSPITIHSTLYTPEGKKKTYFYTPFESEFSAKIFENLMRKARALWGEEAELPPLNGAYIRPFRVSKKNEVIIGFKKLRESEEEGKYERSETPGKSRNFWIKGWTGLYELALPEPYFTLAYHAGLGARNSQGFGMIEVVK